The DNA sequence TCAGCGGCGCCCATCTTCCCGGTTCCGAAGTGAGGAATATTACCACGCTTGGCGTTTTCATGGCGGCCGCAATATGAGAAAGGCCGGTATCGTTACTGAACAGCAGGGCTGCATCCCTGATTAACGCGGCCAGGGCCCCAAGGCTGGTTTTCCCGGTAAGGTCAATGGCATTTGCCCGCATATTCCCGGCTACCTTGGCCGCTGTTTCCTTTTCCGGAAGCGTGCCGGTAAGGACTATTGTATATCCTTTCGCCGCCAGGACGTCCGCTACACGCGCAAATTTCTCCGGCTCCCATCGCCGTTTGGGGTGTCTCGCGCCGGCATGAATACAGATATAGTTCCCCGGCTCCAGGCCGGCGGCCCGGATCAGCTCCCCGTACTCCGATTCTTCTTCGGAACGGATAGGGAATTCCAGGTCTTCTTCCGCCGGGGAGATATTCAGGAACTCCATCAGTTTCAGGTGTCTTTTTATCTCCGGAATACCTTCGGGATAAGGCATGAACAAGCGGGCGTCGGGGCAATAGGCCCCGGGCTGAAAATAGCCGGCCACCAATCCCTTGCTCATCATTTTCATCAGCGGGTTAATGATGGAGCCATTTCCATGCAGCTGTATAAGCAGGTCAGGTTCATTCCGTTTCATTTCAGAGAGGAAACGAGTGAACCTGTTTCGGTCAAAACCTTGTTCCGGAAGGCCTGGAAATCCCGGAAAAGCCCTGAACCCGGAAAAGAGGGAGGAAAAGCGCCTTACAAAACTTTCCGCCCAGGGCAGCCCGAGTAAAGTGATTTCCGATTGCGGAAATGCATTTTTAAGGGCGCGCATGGCCGGAATTGCGCAGAGCAGATCACCTAATTGCAAAGCCCTGAAAACCGTTATCTTTTTTAACAACATACCTTTGATCCGTTAATGCTTGTTCCTCTTCAATTCTTTTCCCTGCTAAATCTTTCCCCAGCAGTTCTCCGGCTGCTTCAAGAATTTCTTTCGCGCTGATATTCCTGACAAAGGATATCCCGTGATCGCATTCAGGTAGTTTAGGTTCAAAAGGGTAAGGGTCATTCGGGACGGTACCGCAAAGGGGGCATTCCATATTCCAGGAAATTACCGCACGGTGCCTGCTGAAGGTAAGCGGCCCCCAGTTAATGAAATTAGGAGCCCAATAAATGCCGACTGTTTTCGCGCCCGCGGCCCTCGCCAGGTGAAGCGGGCCGGTGTCGTTGGAAATAACCACTTCGCTCTGCGATAATAAACCTGCAAGCCCGCCAAGCGACAATGCTCCTGATAAATTCACTGCCCTGGACGTCATGCGGAATAAAACTGCCTCTACTGCCGGATCATCTTTTTCTTTTCCTGTGAGCAATACCGTATAACCGCTTCCGGCGAGTATGTCCGCCAGCCGGGCGAACTTTGCCGGCGGCCATTTTCTCCTTATGTCCATGGCGCCGGGATGGAGTACTACGTAAGGCGCGCCTGCGCCATGCCGGGCAAGGGCAGAACGGGCTTCCGCAAGATCTTCATCCAGTACCCGTATCTGAGGTTCCGGTTTTGCCGGCCCGGCGCCGATCAGTCCGCTGATGTCCAGGTAACGGGTTATTTCGTTCTGGTAATAATAAAACGGAATGGAACAGTCCGGCAGGGCGGCTCCCGGGCTGCTGTTTCCTACCGTGAGGCGGGCGTTCAGCTTTTTGAGGAAGGGGTTGGCAGCCACTCCTTTTCCCTGGAAATGCACGGCGATATCTATTTTTTTCTGCCGCATGGCGCGAAAAAATGCTTCCAGCGCTGCCGGATCTTCTTCGCGGCCCTGACGCAAATTATGACAGAATGGAATGACAATAACCTGATCCACCGGCGTGCGTCCGCCCCGGACGAAGTCTGCCTGCCAGGGCTCTCCCAGCAGTATCAACTGCGCACCGGGAAAGGTATGCTTAATAGCGCTCAGAGCCGGCAAAATTACCATCAGATCACCAAGCCCGCCGGTCCGCAACACCGCTATTTTCTTTATATTTTTCATCGTAAGCTTCTTAGAAAAGAGATGATGTAACAAATGCCAGAACGATTTTAGCAGAAGCACTTTTCCTAAAAGTAAAATAACGCTTGCAAACTATTGCTGTTATCGAATCCTGTTTTCTCTGAAATACAAAAGCATTGCCACTCCAGGAGAACAGGAAGGTCCGGGAGCGGGAAGTCTTTCACAATGGATAAGGAGTAGTTATCTATTAGGCATCGCGCATGTGAAAATGTTTACCTGGAAGAGGCCGCGCGAACTAAGCTCCAGACCTGGGGGACTAATTCTACAACCGTGTAACCGGCGTGTTGTCAATATAGTTTCATAAATTTCTGAAAGTTCAGATATTTAAGTATTATTGTGGCATGGAATTAAAAGAAGCCAAGCAGAAGTTCATTGAAACCTGGGGGAAGCTGGGGGCTGAATGGGGGATTAACCGTACCATGGCCCGCGTGCATGCTTTGTTATTATTATCTGCTGAACCGCTCTCCACCGAGGAGATCATGCAGGACCTGAATATTTCAAGGGGTAATGCCAGCATGACCCTGAGGGACCTTATGGGCTGGGGATTGGTTGAAAAGCAATATAAGCCCGGAGAAAGGAAGGAATATTTTTATGCCGACAAGGATACCTGGAACATTGCCCGCCAGGTTGCCCGTGAACGCAGGAAGCGGGAGCTTGATCCGGTACTGAAGGTGCTGGAGGAATTGATGAAAGTAGAAGGGGATACAAAAGACCCGGCATTTAAAACTTTTAATCAATCCGTTAAAGACATCAATAAGCTGGCTAAGAACGTAGACAAAACGCTGGATATCATGATCAGAACAGAAGAGAACGGATTCTGGCGGACGATTTTCAATATATTTCGCTAGTGCTGCGGTCACGAGTGATTCACACTTAAAATAGCACGAATATTTTTTACCTGAAGCAAACCATTAAATATGAAAAAGAAGTACGAATCTGTTTCCGGAGGGCTTATTTCCGCCAATATTATTGCCCTTGCGATCATGGGGCTGAGTAAAAAGATCCCGGTACTGGAACACTGGGTGCTGATCTTTTCTGCGTTTATCCTGCTTCCTTTGTTCATGGGAATCGTCAGCGCCTGGTGCTGGAGAAACCTCGGCATGAAGACCAGGGCCCTGATCGGGTATTCGGTTTTAAATGGGGCAATCGCCATCCTGTTAAGTTTCCTGTTCCTTGGCGAGGGTGTTATTTGCCTGCTGATCGTATCCCCGCTTATTTTCGGCTTTGTTATCAGCGGAGCTTTTGCTGGAAGGCGGATGTTCAGAAAGAATGATACCACATTGAACATCTGTGTGTTTTCATTGCTGTTCCTGGTCTTTATTGCAGACCTTTTTTCGGACCATCATTATGAGAACCTGGTATCTGACGAAATAACCATTAAGGCTTCCCCGGAGGAAGTCTGGAAAAACATCGTGGCTTTTGAAAAAATAGAGAAGGAAAATGAATTCTGGCTGTTTAAATTAGGCATGCCCAGCCCCGTGGAAGCCACCGTGGAAGGCTATTATAAAGGAGCCGGAAGAAAATGCATTTTCAGCAACGGCTATGTCTTCGACGAAAAGATCGTGGTATTTGAACCGGGGCATGACCTTACGTTTGATATTACCGGTCAGCCCCGCGACCCGGAGATCATGGGGCATATCGATATTCTGCGGGGGCAGTTCCTGTTAAAGGATAACGGGGATGGCAGCACTACGCTGACCGGTAAAAGCTGGTACCGCTTATATATTTTTCCTTCCTGGTATTTTGATTTATGGGCCCGCAGCATCACCAGGAATGTGCATTTGCGGGTAATGGAACATGTCCGGCAATTAAGCGAAAAACAATGAAATTTTCTTTTGTGGTCAGGCGGCTGGGCTTCCTCAAATCCATTCCTTTATTCGCCCATTATTTTGACAGCCTGCTGAAACTTTCCACTTTTGTAGCAAAACCTCGCCTCCTGGACTGGCTGGATGAAATTGAAGCTGAGGTTTTAGCATGGGAAGGTATCAGCGCCAGCCTTCACAGGTACGGCGGGGTGCAGTTCAATTATCATGGCAGGGAAATCGGTCACCTGCACGGTAACGGCCTGCTCGACCTGCGATGCGGCAAGGAACTTAAAGCGCAGTTAATGAAGACTGGAAGAGTACAGCCTCATCATTTATTTAAAGATTCCGGCTGGCTCAGTTTTTACATTTGCACGGCGGATGATAAAATATATGCTTCGCAACTGCTAAGGATTACCCGGGACAGGTTTGCCCGTGGGAACTGTTCCTGCTGAGATGGCGGCTGAGTTCGCGCCTGAGATCCCGCCGGAGAAGGAAACTATTTCTTTTGTCTTTTTGTTCATAAAAATACCGGCGCCGCGTTGGTTTCCGGGTAATAATGTTGCATGAACATTTTTGATTTTGATAAGGATCACCGGCTGGAGAACGATGTTGCGCTGCTCCGGCCGCTGGCTGCCTCAGATGATGCCCACCTGGTGAAGTTTGCGCTGGAAGAACCGGATTTATGGAAATATTCCATGATCGCGGTGAAAGGCAAAGAAGGGCTGAAAAATTACATTCACAGGGCGCTGCAGGGCAGGAGGGCGCACCGGGATTATCCCTTTATTGTTTTTGACAAGCGTTCGGACAGTTATGCCGGCTCCACCCGTTTTTATGATATACAGTTTATCAACAGCTCGCTGCAGGTGGGGTACACCTGGTATGGAAAGCAGTTCCAGGGTACGGGGCTGAACAAACATTGCAAGTTTTTACTGCTGGAATTTGCTTTTGAGACCATGAAGATAGAACGGGTTGAATTCAGGGCCGACAGCCTGAATGCGCGGAGCATAGCAGCGATGAAAAGCATTGGTTGCACCGTGGAAGGTATTCTGAGGAGCCACGGGCCACGGCAGGACGGAAGCAGGCGGGACAGTATTATATTAAGCATTCTTAAAAGCGAATGGGAAGCAGGTCTTAAACAGCGGCTTTCCCTTAAATTGCCTGCGGCGGCTTCGTAGCGGCATAACGTTGCGGTTGTTCAATTGCTCAGTTTGCAGCGAAAAGCCGTATTTTTACAAGGAATTTTAGCGAGGGAGATAAGAAAGGTAAATGTCGCTTCAGTTGTTCCATAAAACAGTAGCTGCCTGGTTTGAAAAGGCTTTTCAAATCGCGACACCGGTGCAGCTTCAGGCCTGGCGGGCGATCGGGTCAGGGGAAAGTACGCTTATTGCGGCTCCCACCGGGTCCGGTAAAACATTGGCCGCTTTTCTTTCCGCAATTGACGACCTGGTTAGACAGGGGGCCGAGGGTAAACTGGAGCCCGGCATCCAGGTAATATATGTTTCCCCGCTCAAAGCCCTGAGTAATGACATCGAGCGAAACCTGCAGGTCCCGCTGGCCGGGATCCGGATGGAGCTGGAAAAGGCGGGCCTTCCCGCCCCGCCCATAGAGGTGGCTGTCCGGACGGGCGATACCTCCGCTGCGGAGCGGGCAGCTATGCTGAAACGTCCCCCGCATATCCTGGTAACCACTCCTGAATCACTTTACCTGTTGCTTACCAGCGTGCGGGGAAGGGAAATGCTGGGCACCGCCCACACCCTTATTATTGATGAAATTCATGCGGTGGTCGGGGATAAAAGGGGGGCGCATCTGTCGCTGTCGGTAGAACGCCTGGAGGGGCTCCTGCAGCGAAAACTCCACCGGATAGGCCTTTCTGCCACGCAAAAGCCCATTGAGGAAGTAGCGCGCTTTCTCGTCGGAACTGGTGGTGGAAGCGGGCGGCAGGCCGCGGCCGAATGCCGGATCGTAGATGCAGGTCATTCGCGGAAGCTGGATCTTTCCATTGAAGTACCCGGGTCGCCGCTCACCGCGGTGATGGCCAATGAAGTCTGGTCTGAAATTTACGATAAGCTGATCGCGCTTATCAACACTCACCAAACCACGCTTATTTTTGTAAATACCCGGCGTTTGGCAGAACGCCTGTCGCATAACCTGAATGAACGCCTTGGTCCGGGTCACGTCCTTGCCCACCACGGCAGTATGTCTAAAGAGCAGCGTTTTGATGCGGAACAAAAACTAAAGTCCGGTTCGCTGAAGGCGCTGGTGGCTACGGCTTCCATGGAACTCGGAATAGACGTAGGTTCCATTGACCTGGTATGCCAGATAGGTTCGCCCCGCTCCATTTCGGCTTTCCTGCAAAGAGTAGGGCGGTCAGGGCACAGCGTCCATAAAACCCCGAAAGGTATTCTTTTCCCGCTCACCCTGGATGAACTGGCGGATGGCATCGCCATTCTGGATGCCGTCAGAAGGGGAGAGCTGGATAAGATCATCATGCCGGAGAAACCCCTGGACGTGCTGGCTCAGCAAATTGTCGCGGAAGCAGCTTGCCGTGAATACGGGGAAGAAGAACTATTCGGCCTTTTCAAAAAGGCCTGGCCCTATCGTCATCTTTCCCGCCAGGAATTCGATGGTGTGCTGCAAATGCTCTCGGAGGGATTTTCGGGGAGAAGCGGCAGGCGCGGGGCATACCTTTTTCACGACAGGATCAACGGGCGGCTCAGCGGCCGGAAAGGCGCGCGTTTAACCGCCATGATCTGCGGAGGCGCTATACCCGACAACTTCGAGTACGATGTGGTCCTGGAGCCGGAAAATGTTTATTTAGGTACGCTGAATGAAGATTTTGCCATAGAAAGCATTCCGGGCGATATCTTTCAGCTGGGCAATAATTCCTGGAAGATCCTCCGGATCGAAAACGGCCGCGTGCGGGTGGCGGATGCGGCAGGGCAGCCGCCCAATATTCCTTTCTGGCTGGGTGAAGCCCCTGGAAGGACCAATGAACTTTCCTCTGCGGTTTCCCGGCTGCGGGAAGAAGTAGCCGCGAGGCTGGAACGTGGGGACGCAGCAGACTGGCTGGTGAAGGAAAAGGGGATCGCGCCGGAGGCAGCGGAACAGTTTGCGGATTATCTGGCGCTCGCAAAAGCAGCACTGAATACCATGCCTTCGCAGGATACGATCGTAATGGAACGCTTTTTTGACGAGGCGGGCGATATGCACCTGGTCATTCATTCACCTTTCGGCAGCCGGATGAATAAAGCCTGGGGGCTCGCCCTCAGAAAGCGGTTTTGCCGAAAGTTCAATTTCGAACTGCAGGCTGCGGCCAATGATAACGCCATTATCTTGTCACTGGGGCCTACCCACAGTTTTCCATTAGAAGAAGTATTCTCGTACCTGCATCCGGAAACCGTCAGGGAAGTACTTATTCAGGCTTTCCTTGATGCACCTCTCTTTGGAGTGCGCTGGCGTTGGAACGCATCCAGGGCGCTTGCAGTGATCCGGAGGAGGGGCAGTAAAAAAGTTCCGGCACAGCTGCAGCGTATGCAGTCGGAAGACCTCATTGCCCAGGTCTTTCCCGATCAGCTGGCCTGTCTTGAAAATATTGCCGGCGACCGGGAAGTGCCTGATCATCCGTTGGTAAAACAGACCATTCATGATTGCCTGTATGAAGCAATGGATATTGAAGGACTGGAAAGCCTGCTCCGGAAAATACAGCAAAAGGAAGTGCAGATGGTTGCAAAAGACCTGAAGGAACCGTCGGTACTGGCCCATGAAATACTGAATGCCCGGGTTTATGCGTTCCTGGATGACGCCCCCCTGGAAGAACGCCGCACCCTTGCCGTGAAAAACCGGCGCTGGCTGTCCGTTCCCGAAGCGGCTGAAACCGGTAAGCTTGATCCTGCGGCCATTGAAGCGGTACGAAAAGAAGCGTGGCCGGAGGTGATGAATGCTGATGAATTGCACGACGCCTTATTGCTTTCGGGCTTTATCACTTCCGCCGAAGGAAAGGAAAATGACTGGGAATCCTATTTCCGGGAACTTGCCGGGGCCGGGCGCGTTGCCATGCTGCCGCTGGACGAAGATTACCGCCTCTGGCTGGCGGCTGAACGCCTGCCGCAGCTGCGGAAATTATATCCGGGGAAAAGGTTCGAAGAGGAACCGGACTTGCCGGAAAAACTAAGGGAAGGAATTTCACCCGGAAAGGACCCGCTCACAGAACTTATACGGGGAAGGCTGGAGATCATGGGGCCTGTAAGTTCAGTGTGTCTCGCCGGCCTGCTCAGACTGCCTGAAAATAACATTAACCAGGCGCTGTATGCACTTGAGAACGAAGGATTTGTTTTCAGGGGCAATTTTACCGGCGGCGCCGAACAGGAATGGTGTGAACGGCGATTGCTGTCGCGGATACACCGGTATACGATCAAACGGCTGCGCAGCGAGATCCAGCCGGTTTCGGCTGCCTGCTATATGCGCTTCCTGCTTGACTGGCACCAGGTAGTGGCGGGAAGCCAGCCGGAAGGGCCCGTTTCGCTCGAACATGCTTTTCAAAAGCTGGAGGGATTTGAAGCGCCTGCTATTGCTTGGGAAAGCGATATTTTGCCTGCCCGGCTGCCTTCATACGATCATCAGTGGCTGGATATGCTTTGTATGGCAGGGAAGATTACCTGGGGCCGATTTCGTTATTCGCCGCCTGCTGTTGACAAGAAAACCAGCAGTCCGGTCAGGAACACGCCCATTGCTTTTGCCGAACGGGGTAACCTGAATGCATGGCGGCAGGCAACGGCTGCAGGAGGCGGAACCGGCGCCGTTTTAACAGCGGGGGAACGGCTTTCGGCCAAAGGAATCCAGGTACTGGAAATCCTGCAAAAGCGCGGGGCTTCCTTTTTTGAAGATATTATCAGCCAGGCTGGCCTTTTTCCTTCCCAGGGTGAAGAAGCCCTTGGCGAATTGATCTCGGCGGGCCTGGTTAGTTCCGACTCATTTACCGGGTTAAGGGCCTTGCTTGTGCCGGATAAATATAAAACGGAAAGCGGCCGGAGGCGCAAAACGGAAGTCTTTTCAATGAGTTATGCCGGCCGCTGGTCCCTGCTGCGGGATCCGGCGGCAGCGGCCGGCGACAGTAAAACGCGGGCGGAAACGATTGCCTGGGCCTTGCTCCGGCGGTACGGCGTGATCTTCCGGAAACTGGTGGAGCGGGAAAACCTTGCCCTTCCCTGGAGGGAGCTGGTGCGCGTGTTCCGCACCCTGGAAGCACGCGGCCAGATCAGGGGAGGCCGTTTCGTAGAAGGATTCTGGGGCGAGCAGTTCGCCCTCCCGGAAGCCATTGTGCTGCTCCGGAAAAGCAAAAAAACGCCTTTGAGCAATACGCTGGTGGCCGTTAGCGCAGCGGATCCCCTTAACCTGACCGGTATCCTGTTTTCGGGAAGGAGAATACCAGGCCATGCCGGCAACCGTATTCTTTATGCGGACGGCGTTCCGGTAGCTTTTAAAGAGGCGAAAGAGCTTCACTTC is a window from the Anseongella ginsenosidimutans genome containing:
- a CDS encoding glycosyltransferase family 9 protein, whose protein sequence is MKRNEPDLLIQLHGNGSIINPLMKMMSKGLVAGYFQPGAYCPDARLFMPYPEGIPEIKRHLKLMEFLNISPAEEDLEFPIRSEEESEYGELIRAAGLEPGNYICIHAGARHPKRRWEPEKFARVADVLAAKGYTIVLTGTLPEKETAAKVAGNMRANAIDLTGKTSLGALAALIRDAALLFSNDTGLSHIAAAMKTPSVVIFLTSEPGRWAPLNRILHRVVLPEESDNTAIALFNADEALSEQVLSIKKERIQHEL
- a CDS encoding glycosyltransferase family 9 protein, producing the protein MKNIKKIAVLRTGGLGDLMVILPALSAIKHTFPGAQLILLGEPWQADFVRGGRTPVDQVIVIPFCHNLRQGREEDPAALEAFFRAMRQKKIDIAVHFQGKGVAANPFLKKLNARLTVGNSSPGAALPDCSIPFYYYQNEITRYLDISGLIGAGPAKPEPQIRVLDEDLAEARSALARHGAGAPYVVLHPGAMDIRRKWPPAKFARLADILAGSGYTVLLTGKEKDDPAVEAVLFRMTSRAVNLSGALSLGGLAGLLSQSEVVISNDTGPLHLARAAGAKTVGIYWAPNFINWGPLTFSRHRAVISWNMECPLCGTVPNDPYPFEPKLPECDHGISFVRNISAKEILEAAGELLGKDLAGKRIEEEQALTDQRYVVKKDNGFQGFAIR
- a CDS encoding GbsR/MarR family transcriptional regulator, whose translation is MELKEAKQKFIETWGKLGAEWGINRTMARVHALLLLSAEPLSTEEIMQDLNISRGNASMTLRDLMGWGLVEKQYKPGERKEYFYADKDTWNIARQVARERRKRELDPVLKVLEELMKVEGDTKDPAFKTFNQSVKDINKLAKNVDKTLDIMIRTEENGFWRTIFNIFR
- a CDS encoding SRPBCC family protein; this translates as MKKKYESVSGGLISANIIALAIMGLSKKIPVLEHWVLIFSAFILLPLFMGIVSAWCWRNLGMKTRALIGYSVLNGAIAILLSFLFLGEGVICLLIVSPLIFGFVISGAFAGRRMFRKNDTTLNICVFSLLFLVFIADLFSDHHYENLVSDEITIKASPEEVWKNIVAFEKIEKENEFWLFKLGMPSPVEATVEGYYKGAGRKCIFSNGYVFDEKIVVFEPGHDLTFDITGQPRDPEIMGHIDILRGQFLLKDNGDGSTTLTGKSWYRLYIFPSWYFDLWARSITRNVHLRVMEHVRQLSEKQ
- a CDS encoding luciferase family protein, whose translation is MKFSFVVRRLGFLKSIPLFAHYFDSLLKLSTFVAKPRLLDWLDEIEAEVLAWEGISASLHRYGGVQFNYHGREIGHLHGNGLLDLRCGKELKAQLMKTGRVQPHHLFKDSGWLSFYICTADDKIYASQLLRITRDRFARGNCSC
- a CDS encoding GNAT family N-acetyltransferase; the protein is MNIFDFDKDHRLENDVALLRPLAASDDAHLVKFALEEPDLWKYSMIAVKGKEGLKNYIHRALQGRRAHRDYPFIVFDKRSDSYAGSTRFYDIQFINSSLQVGYTWYGKQFQGTGLNKHCKFLLLEFAFETMKIERVEFRADSLNARSIAAMKSIGCTVEGILRSHGPRQDGSRRDSIILSILKSEWEAGLKQRLSLKLPAAAS
- a CDS encoding DEAD/DEAH box helicase, which produces MSLQLFHKTVAAWFEKAFQIATPVQLQAWRAIGSGESTLIAAPTGSGKTLAAFLSAIDDLVRQGAEGKLEPGIQVIYVSPLKALSNDIERNLQVPLAGIRMELEKAGLPAPPIEVAVRTGDTSAAERAAMLKRPPHILVTTPESLYLLLTSVRGREMLGTAHTLIIDEIHAVVGDKRGAHLSLSVERLEGLLQRKLHRIGLSATQKPIEEVARFLVGTGGGSGRQAAAECRIVDAGHSRKLDLSIEVPGSPLTAVMANEVWSEIYDKLIALINTHQTTLIFVNTRRLAERLSHNLNERLGPGHVLAHHGSMSKEQRFDAEQKLKSGSLKALVATASMELGIDVGSIDLVCQIGSPRSISAFLQRVGRSGHSVHKTPKGILFPLTLDELADGIAILDAVRRGELDKIIMPEKPLDVLAQQIVAEAACREYGEEELFGLFKKAWPYRHLSRQEFDGVLQMLSEGFSGRSGRRGAYLFHDRINGRLSGRKGARLTAMICGGAIPDNFEYDVVLEPENVYLGTLNEDFAIESIPGDIFQLGNNSWKILRIENGRVRVADAAGQPPNIPFWLGEAPGRTNELSSAVSRLREEVAARLERGDAADWLVKEKGIAPEAAEQFADYLALAKAALNTMPSQDTIVMERFFDEAGDMHLVIHSPFGSRMNKAWGLALRKRFCRKFNFELQAAANDNAIILSLGPTHSFPLEEVFSYLHPETVREVLIQAFLDAPLFGVRWRWNASRALAVIRRRGSKKVPAQLQRMQSEDLIAQVFPDQLACLENIAGDREVPDHPLVKQTIHDCLYEAMDIEGLESLLRKIQQKEVQMVAKDLKEPSVLAHEILNARVYAFLDDAPLEERRTLAVKNRRWLSVPEAAETGKLDPAAIEAVRKEAWPEVMNADELHDALLLSGFITSAEGKENDWESYFRELAGAGRVAMLPLDEDYRLWLAAERLPQLRKLYPGKRFEEEPDLPEKLREGISPGKDPLTELIRGRLEIMGPVSSVCLAGLLRLPENNINQALYALENEGFVFRGNFTGGAEQEWCERRLLSRIHRYTIKRLRSEIQPVSAACYMRFLLDWHQVVAGSQPEGPVSLEHAFQKLEGFEAPAIAWESDILPARLPSYDHQWLDMLCMAGKITWGRFRYSPPAVDKKTSSPVRNTPIAFAERGNLNAWRQATAAGGGTGAVLTAGERLSAKGIQVLEILQKRGASFFEDIISQAGLFPSQGEEALGELISAGLVSSDSFTGLRALLVPDKYKTESGRRRKTEVFSMSYAGRWSLLRDPAAAAGDSKTRAETIAWALLRRYGVIFRKLVERENLALPWRELVRVFRTLEARGQIRGGRFVEGFWGEQFALPEAIVLLRKSKKTPLSNTLVAVSAADPLNLTGILFSGRRIPGHAGNRILYADGVPVAFKEAKELHFLTVAEGAGKWEWREALIRRQVPPILRKYLAAPH